Proteins encoded within one genomic window of Anopheles gambiae chromosome 3, idAnoGambNW_F1_1, whole genome shotgun sequence:
- the LOC1280136 gene encoding protein son of sevenless isoform X2, producing MFSGSSHVSITDAADYDFENAENAAKWRGLFISSLRKVLEQVHPSLQAREDALLYVESLCLRLLATLCAKPPPHTVMDVEDRIIRTFPTPIDRWALGEARETIDKSKKKKPVLPVDRVHTLLQKEVLQYKIDSSVSLFLVAVLEYISADILKLAGYYVKNIRHIEITREDIEVAMCADKVLMDMFYQGESSNSMAPSPLPPTPRASLSYEEVVKELIHDEKQYQRDLHMIIRVFREELVKIVKDPKELDLIFSNIIDIYEVSVTLLGSLEDVIEMSQEQTPPCIGSCFEELAEAAEFDVYAKYAKDITSVTAKEALANLLARPEASSLMSAGHGFKEAVKFYLPKLLLGPIGHAQLYLDYIKVLLQLSPSQEDKESFEQVQGLLKPLQCELQSISSLLPKEYFTRVNSRARRQSAIEKTRDLQNTVEHWDKDVGQCCNEFIREDTLAKLSSGKRQTERKVFLFDGLLVLCKARRQIVPGNNYDYRQKERFFMRKVEIIDRPDTDELKHAFEISPREQQSVVLITKNAQHKNDWMADLIMLNTKSMLERILDSILLDIEKKHPLRLPSPDMYKFAVPDGPSNIVLEEREGTGVPLIKGATLCKLIERLTYHIYADPMFVRTFLTTYRSFCSPKELLQLLVERFDIPDPAVVYDPAAEKELAGDTDKFHKNSQREDWKRYKKEYVQPVQFRVLNVLRHWVDHHFYDFERDGELLESLERFLETVRGKSMRKWVDSVMKIVQRKNESEDNHRQITFAFGHSPPAIEHHLPLNGENEFNLLMLHPLELARQLTLLEFEMYKNVKPSELVGSVWTGKDKETTSPNLLKIMHHTTNFTRWIEKSIIEAENFEERVAMASRAIEVMMVLQDLNNFNGVLSIVSAFQGAAVHRLKLTLEDIPKRHQQVLAECRELNNSHFKKYQEKLRSINPPCVPFFGMYLTNILHIEEGNPDFLPNTELINFSKRRRVAEITGEIQQYQNQPYCLKVDPSIRNFLENLDPFKGMSITEIQNYLYEESKRIEPKNCRQPLKFPKKWPDISLKSPGIKPSSRRNNSSANSSMTLPGTLPYSKTSLLANSDTGEQSPPASSSSSVHDYSIFASVNIHSSSSGTSSLSSLYYQQQQQHLQQQLQQQQQQHHSGFYHGQQQQQQQGGGVVAGSSSGSSQYSHHGSAHHHPHQQQYLPHHHPHHHHHHHHHPHHYHPSFSQSIANLTTAGGDSQMAPEIPRRSDSIILTNTNQLLAGSGCLSESSGGSYNGGKLLPSPRYPSASMTTLPSSSSCSAAGTSGGGTGGMAVGASSYSIGGSLYSGSSSEASGYGTASSVTSSSAASIVSMSHNDATVQQQQQQGSAVVIPHPDIPPAISPRTDKPQPLHPPPPPPPSLQHAASASPGATAGSGSSIAGSSILANMAAVGTSIANSTSSNFRHSASNSIKNQNCDFTYTIPGGGGGPTGSSASGAPPPPTNSSGRPSSCEHSPVYPSSPKIQLQHNHPTAGAALPPVCPHHHHHAAHHHHTDAAAAADGGGPAANSIQYNSSVSPSASNHHPCHLCAGGVDAGGSLSNNADIGPTPISPHVNVPNTHNVLPPPAPPLPPRAKRKESSMDSTQSSQMRQAPDAPTLPPRDVSPPPLPPRIYTQSSHYQFGVSSQAGTTLLLNYTQSPSVCGGGGVAGTGGSSSFPMDSSNWNHSSFHAKDESTSSSSSSSTLTRDNLNQHNQHSVGGTTASSSSQNSSSMEQRLLMLPHTSTIMMRRNSAMDRAAKENIPNIATSSSLSGLSTIAGGSAGGGGVGGANVVPGVGVGGSGSTMNSSGGPSVSGSLGSSGASVGSSPSAVKNKSVQNSPISGQAQQPNVLCRRASTNISPRFSPGETTPKLPPKPKQNSISSDRTMFPYPSTN from the exons GTACTGATGGACATGTTCTATCAGGGCGAAAGCTCCAACTCGATGGCACCGAGTCCGCTTCCACCGACGCCCCGCGCCAGCCTCAGCTACGAGGAGGTCGTGAAGGAACTGATCCACGACGAGAAACAGTATCAACGGGATCTGCACATGATCATCCGAGTATTCCGGGAGGAGTTAGTTAAGATAGTTAAGGATCCAAAA GAGCTGGATTTAATATTTTCCAACATAATAGACATTTACGAAGTGTCGGTGACGTTGCTGGGATCGCTCGAAGATGTGATAGAAATGTCCCAGGAGCAAACGCCACCGTGTATTGGTAGCTGTTTTGAAG AACTGGCAGAAGCGGCTGAATTCGACGTGTATGCAAAGTATGCAAAGGATATTACATCGGTGACGGCGAAGGAAGCGCTAGCCAATTTGTTAGCCCGACCGGAG GCCAGTTCACTGATGTCAGCCGGGCATGGTTTCAAGGAGGCGGTCAAATTTTACCTACCAAAACTACTATTAGGGCCCATCGGGCATGCGCAGTTATATTTGGATTACATTAAGGTTTTACTACAGCTTAGTCCCTCGCAGGAGGATAAAGAGAGCTTTGAGCAGGTGCAAGGGTTGCTGAAACCGCTGCAGTGCGAGCTGCAGAGCATTTCATCACTCCTGCCGAA AGAATACTTTACGCGCGTGAACAGCCGTGCCCGGCGGCAGTCGGCGATCGAGAAAACGCGCGACCTGCAAAACACGGTCGAGCACTGGGACAAGGACGTGGGCCAGTGCTGCAACGAGTTCATCCGGGAGGATACGCTCGCGAAGCTGAGCTCGGGCAAGCGGCAGACCGAGCGGAAGGTGTTCCTGTTCGAcgggctgctggtgctgtgcaAGGCGCGGCGCCAGATAGTGCCGGGCAACAACTACGACTACCGGCAGAAGGAGCGGTTCTTCATGCGCAAGGTCGAGATCATCGACCGGCCCGACACGGACGAGCTGAAGCACGCGTTCGAGATTTCGCCCCGCGAGCAGCAGAGCGTTGTACTTATCACCAAGAACGCCCAGCACAAGAACGACTGGATGGCGGACCTGATCATGCTGAACACGAAATCGATGCTGGAGCGCATACTGGACAGCATCCTGCTCGACATCGAGAAGAAGCATCCgctccggctgccgagccCGGACATGTACAAGTTTGCCGTGCCGGACGGGCCGTCGAACATCGTGCTGGAGGAGCGCGAGGGCACGGGTGTGCCGCTGATCAAGGGTGCGACACTGTGCAAGCTGATCGAGCGGCTGACCTACCACATCTACGCCGATCCGATGTTTGTGCGCACGTTTCTGACCACGTACCGGTCGTTCTGCTCGCCGAAGGAGCTGCTCCAGCTGCTGGTCGAGCGGTTCGACATACCGGATCCGGCCGTCGTGTACGATCCGGCGGCGGAAAAGGAGCTGGCCGGCGACACGGACAAGTTCCACAAGAACTCGCAGCGGGAGGACTGGAAGCGGTACAAGAAGGAGTACGTGCAGCCGGTACAGTTCCGCGTGCTGAACGTGCTTCGGCACTGGGTCGATCATCATTTCTACGACTTTGAGCGGGACGGCGAGCTGCTCGAGTCGCTCGAACGGTTTCTGGAGACGGTGCGCGGCAAATCGATGCGCAAGTGGGTTGATTCGGTGATGAAGATCGTTCAGCGGAAG AACGAAAGTGAAGACAATCACCGGCAAATAACGTTCGCGTTCGGGCACAGTCCGCCGGCGATTGAGCACCATCTGCCGCTGAACGGTGAGAACGAGTTCAACCTGCTAATGCTGCATCCACTCGAGCTGGCGCGACAGTTGACTCTGCTGGAGTTTGAAATGTACAAGAAT GTCAAACCCTCCGAACTGGTTGGCTCGGTGTGGACGGGGAAGGATAAAGAAACAACTAGTCctaatttattgaaaataatgcATCACACCACTAAT TTTACACGCTGGATCGAGAAATCGATCATTGAGGCGGAAAACTTCGAGGAGCGCGTCGCGATGGCGAGCCGCGCGATCgaggtgatgatggtgctgcagGATTTGAACAACTTCAACGGCGTGCTGTCGATCGTGTCCGCCTTCCAGGGGGCGGCCGTCCATCGGCTCAAGCTGACGCTGGAGGACATCCCGAAGCGCCACCAGCAGGTGCTGGCCGAGTGCCGCGAGCTGAACAATTCGCACTTCAAGAAGTACCAGGAGAAGCTGCGCTCGATCAATCCGCCGTGCGTGCCGTTCTTCGGCATGTACCTCACCAACATACTGCACATCGAGGAGGGCAATCCGGACTTTCTGCCCAACACGGAGCTGATCAACTTCTCCAAGCGGAGGCGGGTGGCCGAAATTACGGGCGAAATACAGCAATATCAGAATCAGCCGTACTGCTTAAAAGTCGATCCTAGCATAAGG AATTTTCTAGAGAATTTAGATCCTTTTAAAGGAATGAGCATCACGGAAATTCAGAACTATCTGTACGAGGAGAGCAAACGGATAGAGCCGAAAAACTGTCGCCAGCCGTTGAAATTC CCCAAAAAATGGCCGGACATTTCGTTGAAGTCGCCCGGCATTAAGCCGTCGTCGAGGCGCAACAACAGCTCCGCCAACTCGTCGATGACGCTGCCTGGCACGCTGCCGTACAGCAAGACGTCCCTGCTGGCGAACAGTGACACGGGCGAACAGTCGCCGCcggcctcctcctcctcgtccgtgCACGACTACTCCATCTTCGCATCGGTCAACATTCACTCCTCCTCGTCCGGGACGTCCTCGCTTTCGTCGCTCtactaccagcagcagcagcaacacctaCAGCAacagcttcagcagcagcagcagcagcatcactcCGGTTTCTACcacggccagcagcagcagcagcagcaaggtgGCGGGGTTGTCGCTGGCAGTAGCAGCGGCTCGTCACAGTACTCACATCACGGCAGTGCGCACCACCatccacaccagcagcagtacctGCCGCATCACCATccgcatcaccatcaccaccaccatcaccatccgcATCACTACCATCCGAGCTTCTCGCAGTCGATCGCGAACCTGACGACGGCCGGCGGGGACAGCCAGATGGCGCCGGAGATACCGCGCCGCTCGGACAGTATTATACTGACCAACACGAACCAGCTGCTGGCCGGCAGCGGCTGCCTGTCGGAGAGCAGCGGTGGCAGCTACAACGGCGGCAAGCTGCTGCCCAGCCCGCGCTACCCGTCCGCCTCGATGACGACCCTaccgtcctcgtcgtcctGCTCGGCGGCGGGTACTTCCGGTGGCGGTACCGGCGGGATGGCCGTCGGCGCCTCCAGCTACTCGATCGGGGGCAGCCTGTACAGTGGTTCCAGTAGCGAAg CATCCGGCTACGGTACTGCCAGCTCAGTGACGTCATCGTCGGCGGCCAGTATTGTTTCAATGTCGCACAACGATGCtacggtgcagcagcagcagcagcaagggtcGGCGGTGGTGATCCCTCATCCCGACATTCCACCGGCAATCAGTCCACGCACTGACAAACCACAACCATtgcatccaccaccaccacctccaccgtcCCTGCAGCATGCAGCTAGTGCAAGTCCGGGAGCTACCGCGGGCAGCGGCAGTAGCATCGCCGGCTCCTCCATACTGGCCAACATGGCGGCGGTAGGAACATCCATCGCCAACAGTACTAGCAGTAACTTTAGACATAGTGCATCCAATTCTATCAA aAATCAAAACTGTGATTTTACTTACACCATcccgggcggtggtggtggtcccaCGGGCAGCAGTGCGAGCGGCGCCCCTCCACCGCCGACCAATTCCAGCGGACGACCGTCGTCCTGTGAGCATTCGCCCGTCTATCCTTCCAGCCCGAAAATCCAGCTCCAGCATAATCATCCCACCGCGGGAGCGGCTCTGCCACCTGTCTGcccgcaccaccatcaccatgccgcccatcatcatcacaccgatgcggcggctgcggcCGATGGTGGTGGGCCGGCGGCCAATTCGATCCAGTACAACAGCAGCGTGTCACCTTCCGCCAGCAACCACCATCCGTGTCACCTGTGTGCGGGCGGTGTGGACGCAGGCGGCAGCTTGTCGAACAATGCCGACATTGGTCCGACACCGATCTCACCGCACGTCAACGTACCAAATACGCACAATGTGCTACCACCCCCGGCGCCTCCACTACCTCCTAGGGCTAAGCGAAAAGAATCTTCCATGGATTCGACCCAGTCGTCGCAGATGCGGCAGGCGCCGGACGCACCGACG CTACCACCGAGAGACGTTAGTCCGCCGCCACTACCGCCTAGGATTTACACACAGTCGTCACACTACCAGTTCGGAGTGTCCAGCCAGGCCGGCACGACGCTGCTACTTAACTACACGCAAAGTCCGAGTGtgtgcggcggtggtggtgtcgcCGGtaccggcggcagcagcagctttccAATGGACAGCTCCAACTGGAACCATTCCTCATTCCATGCG AAGGATGAATCGACGtcttcgtcctcgtcctcgtcgacGCTAACGCGGGACAATTTGAACCAGCACAATCAGCACAGTGTCGGCGGCACGacggcaagcagcagcagccagaacagcagcagcatggagCAGCGGCTGCTAATGCTGCCCCATACCAGCACGATCATGATGCGGCGCAACTCGGCGATGGATCGGGCGGCGAAGGAAAACATTCCCAACATTGCCACTTCGAGCTCGCTGTCCGGGCTGTCGACGATCGCTGGCGGCAGcgcaggtggtggtggtgtcggtgGAGCGAACGTGGTCCCGGGCGTTGGGGTCGGTGGCAGTGGATCGACAATGAACTCTAGCGGCGGTCCCAGCGTTTCCGGTTCGCTCGGCAGCAGCGGTGCGTCCGTCGGCAGTAGCCCGTCGGCGGTGAAGAACAAGTCGGTGCAGAACTCACCCATCTCGGGGCAGGCGCAGCAGCCGAATGTACTTTGCCGAAGGGCCAG TACAAACATTTCGCCCCGCTTTTCGCCCGGCGAAACGACACCAAAACTACCCCCCAAACCGAAACAGAACAGTATAAGTTCAG atCGTACAATGTTTCCCTATCCCAGCACGAACTGA
- the LOC1280136 gene encoding protein son of sevenless isoform X1 yields MFSGSSHVSITDAADYDFENAENAAKWRGLFISSLRKVLEQVHPSLQAREDALLYVESLCLRLLATLCAKPPPHTVMDVEDRIIRTFPTPIDRWALGEARETIDKSKKKKPVLPVDRVHTLLQKEVLQYKIDSSVSLFLVAVLEYISADILKLAGYYVKNIRHIEITREDIEVAMCADKVLMDMFYQGESSNSMAPSPLPPTPRASLSYEEVVKELIHDEKQYQRDLHMIIRVFREELVKIVKDPKELDLIFSNIIDIYEVSVTLLGSLEDVIEMSQEQTPPCIGSCFEELAEAAEFDVYAKYAKDITSVTAKEALANLLARPEVASSLMSAGHGFKEAVKFYLPKLLLGPIGHAQLYLDYIKVLLQLSPSQEDKESFEQVQGLLKPLQCELQSISSLLPKEYFTRVNSRARRQSAIEKTRDLQNTVEHWDKDVGQCCNEFIREDTLAKLSSGKRQTERKVFLFDGLLVLCKARRQIVPGNNYDYRQKERFFMRKVEIIDRPDTDELKHAFEISPREQQSVVLITKNAQHKNDWMADLIMLNTKSMLERILDSILLDIEKKHPLRLPSPDMYKFAVPDGPSNIVLEEREGTGVPLIKGATLCKLIERLTYHIYADPMFVRTFLTTYRSFCSPKELLQLLVERFDIPDPAVVYDPAAEKELAGDTDKFHKNSQREDWKRYKKEYVQPVQFRVLNVLRHWVDHHFYDFERDGELLESLERFLETVRGKSMRKWVDSVMKIVQRKNESEDNHRQITFAFGHSPPAIEHHLPLNGENEFNLLMLHPLELARQLTLLEFEMYKNVKPSELVGSVWTGKDKETTSPNLLKIMHHTTNFTRWIEKSIIEAENFEERVAMASRAIEVMMVLQDLNNFNGVLSIVSAFQGAAVHRLKLTLEDIPKRHQQVLAECRELNNSHFKKYQEKLRSINPPCVPFFGMYLTNILHIEEGNPDFLPNTELINFSKRRRVAEITGEIQQYQNQPYCLKVDPSIRNFLENLDPFKGMSITEIQNYLYEESKRIEPKNCRQPLKFPKKWPDISLKSPGIKPSSRRNNSSANSSMTLPGTLPYSKTSLLANSDTGEQSPPASSSSSVHDYSIFASVNIHSSSSGTSSLSSLYYQQQQQHLQQQLQQQQQQHHSGFYHGQQQQQQQGGGVVAGSSSGSSQYSHHGSAHHHPHQQQYLPHHHPHHHHHHHHHPHHYHPSFSQSIANLTTAGGDSQMAPEIPRRSDSIILTNTNQLLAGSGCLSESSGGSYNGGKLLPSPRYPSASMTTLPSSSSCSAAGTSGGGTGGMAVGASSYSIGGSLYSGSSSEASGYGTASSVTSSSAASIVSMSHNDATVQQQQQQGSAVVIPHPDIPPAISPRTDKPQPLHPPPPPPPSLQHAASASPGATAGSGSSIAGSSILANMAAVGTSIANSTSSNFRHSASNSIKNQNCDFTYTIPGGGGGPTGSSASGAPPPPTNSSGRPSSCEHSPVYPSSPKIQLQHNHPTAGAALPPVCPHHHHHAAHHHHTDAAAAADGGGPAANSIQYNSSVSPSASNHHPCHLCAGGVDAGGSLSNNADIGPTPISPHVNVPNTHNVLPPPAPPLPPRAKRKESSMDSTQSSQMRQAPDAPTLPPRDVSPPPLPPRIYTQSSHYQFGVSSQAGTTLLLNYTQSPSVCGGGGVAGTGGSSSFPMDSSNWNHSSFHAKDESTSSSSSSSTLTRDNLNQHNQHSVGGTTASSSSQNSSSMEQRLLMLPHTSTIMMRRNSAMDRAAKENIPNIATSSSLSGLSTIAGGSAGGGGVGGANVVPGVGVGGSGSTMNSSGGPSVSGSLGSSGASVGSSPSAVKNKSVQNSPISGQAQQPNVLCRRASTNISPRFSPGETTPKLPPKPKQNSISSDRTMFPYPSTN; encoded by the exons GTACTGATGGACATGTTCTATCAGGGCGAAAGCTCCAACTCGATGGCACCGAGTCCGCTTCCACCGACGCCCCGCGCCAGCCTCAGCTACGAGGAGGTCGTGAAGGAACTGATCCACGACGAGAAACAGTATCAACGGGATCTGCACATGATCATCCGAGTATTCCGGGAGGAGTTAGTTAAGATAGTTAAGGATCCAAAA GAGCTGGATTTAATATTTTCCAACATAATAGACATTTACGAAGTGTCGGTGACGTTGCTGGGATCGCTCGAAGATGTGATAGAAATGTCCCAGGAGCAAACGCCACCGTGTATTGGTAGCTGTTTTGAAG AACTGGCAGAAGCGGCTGAATTCGACGTGTATGCAAAGTATGCAAAGGATATTACATCGGTGACGGCGAAGGAAGCGCTAGCCAATTTGTTAGCCCGACCGGAGGTA GCCAGTTCACTGATGTCAGCCGGGCATGGTTTCAAGGAGGCGGTCAAATTTTACCTACCAAAACTACTATTAGGGCCCATCGGGCATGCGCAGTTATATTTGGATTACATTAAGGTTTTACTACAGCTTAGTCCCTCGCAGGAGGATAAAGAGAGCTTTGAGCAGGTGCAAGGGTTGCTGAAACCGCTGCAGTGCGAGCTGCAGAGCATTTCATCACTCCTGCCGAA AGAATACTTTACGCGCGTGAACAGCCGTGCCCGGCGGCAGTCGGCGATCGAGAAAACGCGCGACCTGCAAAACACGGTCGAGCACTGGGACAAGGACGTGGGCCAGTGCTGCAACGAGTTCATCCGGGAGGATACGCTCGCGAAGCTGAGCTCGGGCAAGCGGCAGACCGAGCGGAAGGTGTTCCTGTTCGAcgggctgctggtgctgtgcaAGGCGCGGCGCCAGATAGTGCCGGGCAACAACTACGACTACCGGCAGAAGGAGCGGTTCTTCATGCGCAAGGTCGAGATCATCGACCGGCCCGACACGGACGAGCTGAAGCACGCGTTCGAGATTTCGCCCCGCGAGCAGCAGAGCGTTGTACTTATCACCAAGAACGCCCAGCACAAGAACGACTGGATGGCGGACCTGATCATGCTGAACACGAAATCGATGCTGGAGCGCATACTGGACAGCATCCTGCTCGACATCGAGAAGAAGCATCCgctccggctgccgagccCGGACATGTACAAGTTTGCCGTGCCGGACGGGCCGTCGAACATCGTGCTGGAGGAGCGCGAGGGCACGGGTGTGCCGCTGATCAAGGGTGCGACACTGTGCAAGCTGATCGAGCGGCTGACCTACCACATCTACGCCGATCCGATGTTTGTGCGCACGTTTCTGACCACGTACCGGTCGTTCTGCTCGCCGAAGGAGCTGCTCCAGCTGCTGGTCGAGCGGTTCGACATACCGGATCCGGCCGTCGTGTACGATCCGGCGGCGGAAAAGGAGCTGGCCGGCGACACGGACAAGTTCCACAAGAACTCGCAGCGGGAGGACTGGAAGCGGTACAAGAAGGAGTACGTGCAGCCGGTACAGTTCCGCGTGCTGAACGTGCTTCGGCACTGGGTCGATCATCATTTCTACGACTTTGAGCGGGACGGCGAGCTGCTCGAGTCGCTCGAACGGTTTCTGGAGACGGTGCGCGGCAAATCGATGCGCAAGTGGGTTGATTCGGTGATGAAGATCGTTCAGCGGAAG AACGAAAGTGAAGACAATCACCGGCAAATAACGTTCGCGTTCGGGCACAGTCCGCCGGCGATTGAGCACCATCTGCCGCTGAACGGTGAGAACGAGTTCAACCTGCTAATGCTGCATCCACTCGAGCTGGCGCGACAGTTGACTCTGCTGGAGTTTGAAATGTACAAGAAT GTCAAACCCTCCGAACTGGTTGGCTCGGTGTGGACGGGGAAGGATAAAGAAACAACTAGTCctaatttattgaaaataatgcATCACACCACTAAT TTTACACGCTGGATCGAGAAATCGATCATTGAGGCGGAAAACTTCGAGGAGCGCGTCGCGATGGCGAGCCGCGCGATCgaggtgatgatggtgctgcagGATTTGAACAACTTCAACGGCGTGCTGTCGATCGTGTCCGCCTTCCAGGGGGCGGCCGTCCATCGGCTCAAGCTGACGCTGGAGGACATCCCGAAGCGCCACCAGCAGGTGCTGGCCGAGTGCCGCGAGCTGAACAATTCGCACTTCAAGAAGTACCAGGAGAAGCTGCGCTCGATCAATCCGCCGTGCGTGCCGTTCTTCGGCATGTACCTCACCAACATACTGCACATCGAGGAGGGCAATCCGGACTTTCTGCCCAACACGGAGCTGATCAACTTCTCCAAGCGGAGGCGGGTGGCCGAAATTACGGGCGAAATACAGCAATATCAGAATCAGCCGTACTGCTTAAAAGTCGATCCTAGCATAAGG AATTTTCTAGAGAATTTAGATCCTTTTAAAGGAATGAGCATCACGGAAATTCAGAACTATCTGTACGAGGAGAGCAAACGGATAGAGCCGAAAAACTGTCGCCAGCCGTTGAAATTC CCCAAAAAATGGCCGGACATTTCGTTGAAGTCGCCCGGCATTAAGCCGTCGTCGAGGCGCAACAACAGCTCCGCCAACTCGTCGATGACGCTGCCTGGCACGCTGCCGTACAGCAAGACGTCCCTGCTGGCGAACAGTGACACGGGCGAACAGTCGCCGCcggcctcctcctcctcgtccgtgCACGACTACTCCATCTTCGCATCGGTCAACATTCACTCCTCCTCGTCCGGGACGTCCTCGCTTTCGTCGCTCtactaccagcagcagcagcaacacctaCAGCAacagcttcagcagcagcagcagcagcatcactcCGGTTTCTACcacggccagcagcagcagcagcagcaaggtgGCGGGGTTGTCGCTGGCAGTAGCAGCGGCTCGTCACAGTACTCACATCACGGCAGTGCGCACCACCatccacaccagcagcagtacctGCCGCATCACCATccgcatcaccatcaccaccaccatcaccatccgcATCACTACCATCCGAGCTTCTCGCAGTCGATCGCGAACCTGACGACGGCCGGCGGGGACAGCCAGATGGCGCCGGAGATACCGCGCCGCTCGGACAGTATTATACTGACCAACACGAACCAGCTGCTGGCCGGCAGCGGCTGCCTGTCGGAGAGCAGCGGTGGCAGCTACAACGGCGGCAAGCTGCTGCCCAGCCCGCGCTACCCGTCCGCCTCGATGACGACCCTaccgtcctcgtcgtcctGCTCGGCGGCGGGTACTTCCGGTGGCGGTACCGGCGGGATGGCCGTCGGCGCCTCCAGCTACTCGATCGGGGGCAGCCTGTACAGTGGTTCCAGTAGCGAAg CATCCGGCTACGGTACTGCCAGCTCAGTGACGTCATCGTCGGCGGCCAGTATTGTTTCAATGTCGCACAACGATGCtacggtgcagcagcagcagcagcaagggtcGGCGGTGGTGATCCCTCATCCCGACATTCCACCGGCAATCAGTCCACGCACTGACAAACCACAACCATtgcatccaccaccaccacctccaccgtcCCTGCAGCATGCAGCTAGTGCAAGTCCGGGAGCTACCGCGGGCAGCGGCAGTAGCATCGCCGGCTCCTCCATACTGGCCAACATGGCGGCGGTAGGAACATCCATCGCCAACAGTACTAGCAGTAACTTTAGACATAGTGCATCCAATTCTATCAA aAATCAAAACTGTGATTTTACTTACACCATcccgggcggtggtggtggtcccaCGGGCAGCAGTGCGAGCGGCGCCCCTCCACCGCCGACCAATTCCAGCGGACGACCGTCGTCCTGTGAGCATTCGCCCGTCTATCCTTCCAGCCCGAAAATCCAGCTCCAGCATAATCATCCCACCGCGGGAGCGGCTCTGCCACCTGTCTGcccgcaccaccatcaccatgccgcccatcatcatcacaccgatgcggcggctgcggcCGATGGTGGTGGGCCGGCGGCCAATTCGATCCAGTACAACAGCAGCGTGTCACCTTCCGCCAGCAACCACCATCCGTGTCACCTGTGTGCGGGCGGTGTGGACGCAGGCGGCAGCTTGTCGAACAATGCCGACATTGGTCCGACACCGATCTCACCGCACGTCAACGTACCAAATACGCACAATGTGCTACCACCCCCGGCGCCTCCACTACCTCCTAGGGCTAAGCGAAAAGAATCTTCCATGGATTCGACCCAGTCGTCGCAGATGCGGCAGGCGCCGGACGCACCGACG CTACCACCGAGAGACGTTAGTCCGCCGCCACTACCGCCTAGGATTTACACACAGTCGTCACACTACCAGTTCGGAGTGTCCAGCCAGGCCGGCACGACGCTGCTACTTAACTACACGCAAAGTCCGAGTGtgtgcggcggtggtggtgtcgcCGGtaccggcggcagcagcagctttccAATGGACAGCTCCAACTGGAACCATTCCTCATTCCATGCG AAGGATGAATCGACGtcttcgtcctcgtcctcgtcgacGCTAACGCGGGACAATTTGAACCAGCACAATCAGCACAGTGTCGGCGGCACGacggcaagcagcagcagccagaacagcagcagcatggagCAGCGGCTGCTAATGCTGCCCCATACCAGCACGATCATGATGCGGCGCAACTCGGCGATGGATCGGGCGGCGAAGGAAAACATTCCCAACATTGCCACTTCGAGCTCGCTGTCCGGGCTGTCGACGATCGCTGGCGGCAGcgcaggtggtggtggtgtcggtgGAGCGAACGTGGTCCCGGGCGTTGGGGTCGGTGGCAGTGGATCGACAATGAACTCTAGCGGCGGTCCCAGCGTTTCCGGTTCGCTCGGCAGCAGCGGTGCGTCCGTCGGCAGTAGCCCGTCGGCGGTGAAGAACAAGTCGGTGCAGAACTCACCCATCTCGGGGCAGGCGCAGCAGCCGAATGTACTTTGCCGAAGGGCCAG TACAAACATTTCGCCCCGCTTTTCGCCCGGCGAAACGACACCAAAACTACCCCCCAAACCGAAACAGAACAGTATAAGTTCAG atCGTACAATGTTTCCCTATCCCAGCACGAACTGA